In a single window of the Manis pentadactyla isolate mManPen7 chromosome 14, mManPen7.hap1, whole genome shotgun sequence genome:
- the FBXL14 gene encoding F-box/LRR-repeat protein 14: protein METHISCLFPELLAMIFGYLDVRDKGRAAQVCTAWRDAAYHKSVWRGVEAKLHLRRANPSLFPSLQARGIRRVQILSLRRSLSYVIQGMANIESLNLSGCYNLTDNGLGHAFVQEIGSLRALNLSLCKQITDSSLGRIAQYLKGLEVLELGGCSNITNTGLLLVAWGLQRLKSLNLRSCRHLSDVGIGHLAGMTRSAAEGCLGLEQLTLQDCQKLTDLSLKHISRGLTGLRLLNLSFCGGISDAGLLHLSHMGSLRSLNLRSCDNISDTGIMHLAMGSLRLSGLDVSFCDKVGDQSLAYIAQGLDGLKSLSLCSCHISDDGINRMVRQMHGLRTLNIGQCVRITDKGLELIAEHLSQLTGIDLYGCTRITKRGLERITQLPCLKVLNLGLWQMTDSEKVR from the coding sequence aTGGAGACCCACATCTCGTGCTTGTTCCCGGAGCTGCTGGCCATGATCTTCGGCTACCTGGACGTGCGGGATAAGGGGCGCGCGGCGCAGGTGTGCACGGCCTGGCGGGACGCCGCCTACCACAAGTCGGTGTGGCGGGGGGTGGAGGCCAAGCTGCACCTGCGCCGGGCCAACCCGTCGCTGTTCCCCAGCCTACAGGCCCGGGGCATCCGCCGGGTGCAGATCCTGAGCCTCCGCCGCAGCCTCAGCTACGTGATCCAGGGTATGGCCAACATCGAGAGTCTCAACCTGAGCGGCTGCTACAACCTCACCGACAACGGGCTGGGCCACGCGTTCGTGCAGGAGATCGGCTCCCTGCGCGCCCTCAACCTGAGCCTCTGCAAGCAGATCACCGACAGTAGCCTGGGCCGCATCGCCCAGTACCTCAAGGGCCTGGAGGTGCTGGAGCTGGGGGGCTGCAGCAACATTACGAACACCGGCCTCCTGCTGGTCGCCTGGGGCCTGCAGCGCCTCAAGAGCCTTAATCTCCGCAGCTGCCGCCACCTCTCGGACGTGGGCATCGGGCATCTGGCGGGCATGACGCGCAGCGCGGCCGAGGGCTGCCTGGGCCTGGAGCAGCTCACGCTGCAGGACTGCCAGAAGCTCACCGACCTTTCCCTAAAGCACATCTCCCGGGGACTGACGGGCCTGAGACTCCTCAACCTCAGCTTCTGCGGGGGCATCTCGGACGCGGGCCTCCTGCACCTGTCGCACATGGGCAGCCTGCGCAGCCTTAACCTGCGCTCCTGCGACAACATCAGCGACACAGGCATCATGCATCTGGCCATGGGCAGCCTGCGCCTCTCGGGACTGGATGTGTCGTTCTGTGACAAAGTGGGGGACCAGAGTCTGGCTTACATAGCGCAGGGCCTGGACGGCCTCAAGTCCCTCTCTCTGTGCTCCTGCCACATAAGTGATGATGGCATCAACCGCATGGTGCGGCAGATGCATGGGCTGCGCACGCTCAACATCGGACAGTGTGTGCGCATCACAGACAAGGGCCTAGAGCTGATTGCCGAGCACCTGAGCCAGCTCACCGGCATAGACCTGTATGGCTGTACCCGCATCACCAAGCGCGGCCTGGAGCGCATCACGCAGCTGCCCTGCCTCAAGGTACTCAACCTGGGACTCTGGCAGATGACGGACAGTGAGAAGGTCAGGTGA